The bacterium sequence AAAATCGCCGCTACCACTAAAAAAATCGTAAGGACTAAAATAGAGTTCAATTCTTTCAGTTCCTGCGAACCCTATATCGTCTCCCGAAACATCCTCCCAAAACCAACGGCAACCGTCGTCCGTAAAAACGAAATCGTAAGGCCTTACCATAGCGAGTTCAGAGATGTCCCCACCTTTACAAACCAAATAAACCCTTATCGAGTCAACCACTCCCGCCCAATACTTCACAGGCGACAAATCGTAACAAAGCCCTATTAGCGATTTAATATGCGATCGTTCCGTTCTCTCGAACGATTTCTCGAGCGTATACGAATACTCGATAACCACCGTATACTGCCCAACGTCATCGAACCCCAAACGAAATATCGCAATTACCGGTACCGCTTCGTCCTTCTCTTCCGTAACGAAATCGATATCGCCCTTTTTTAACTCAGTTCCCCCAACTAACACCCGAAATTTATCAAAAGCGTAAGGAGCTCGGCCGCCTATTTCGGGCCGCCCGATTTTAACCCCGGTATCGGGTATGTAAGATACTAGTAAGTCCTGACGGGGTTTTAACGATTCGAAAAAATATTTGGACCGTACGGATACCCGATCCGGATACTCCAAAGTTATAGTTAACTCGTTACTCCGTAAAGCCACCGTATCTATATCCGCATATTCGTACCCGTATGTCTTCCATTCCCCAGTAACGCCTAAATCGGAAGTATAGGTCCAATCGCCGAACGGCCCGATATTCGCTAAACTTACCCCCGGTAATAAAATTAGGGCACTTAAGTATCTTAGTGTCTGAACCACCGATTCCCCTTTTACGTCCTCCGCGGGATCTGCTTGCCCAATATTCCCGAGGGGCGGTATATCAATACTATTATTAAAATCGCGAAGGCGATGGCGTCCATCCACAGCGACGAGATGTACGCGCCGGCGAAACCCTCCGCCAACCCCAGGACGAGGCCCCCCACGAACGCCCCCGGCATGTTCCCGATGCCGCCCAGCACCGCCGCCGTGAACGCCTTCAGGCCGGCCATATACCCCATCATCGGCCACACCTGGTTGTAGTTCATGCCGACGAGGATGCCGGCGACCGCGGCCATCGCCGAGCCGATGGCGAACGTGGCGGATATGGTCCGGTCGACGTTGACGCCCATAAGCTTCGCGGCCACCTGGTCCTGGGCGCAGGCCCGCATCGCCCGCCCCAACTTCGTCTTGCCGATTATCAACGTCAGGAAAACCATCATCGCCGCGGCGGTCCCCAATATCGTTAGCTGCATGTTGGAGAACGTGGCCTCGCCCAGAACCGGGACGATGAGCTGGTGCTTTACCTGGAAGAACGCGAGCGGCCTCTCGGCGTCGAGGAACGGTTGGCGGCGCGCGCCCCAGACCTTCATCGCCAGGTTCTGGAAGAAGAGCGACGCGCCGATGGCGGATATGAGCGCCACCAGCCGGGGGCTCCGGCGCAGCGGCCTGTACGCGATGTATTCCAACGTGACGCCCATTATCATCGCCGCCACGATGGCCGCCGGCGCCGCGAGCCAAATCGGATACCCCGCGAGCCTGAAAAGCGTCATCGCGACGAACGTCGCCATCATGTAAATTTCGCCGTGGGCGAAGTTGATAAGCTCCACGATGCCGTAGACCATCGTGTAGCCGACGGCGATGAGCGCGTACACCGCGCCTATCGTCAAACCGTTGATGAGCTGTTGGAGGAACATCGCTAAGCGGTCGAAACCGTACGCGAATAATATCCCGAAGACGCCCGGCCCGCAAGGCCCGAACGGCGCCCTTAACCTATCCCGGCCAGCTTCGCGATTATAATAATCGCGACCGCGAGCGGCGTGATCGTCCGGCACATCCAGAGCCAGATTTTACCCGTCGGGAAGCCGTGGTAGGAGCCCTCCGCCGCGGCCTGTATCGCCTTCGGGCCCCAACCCCACCCCACGAAGAGCGCTATCAACAGGCCCCCGAGCGGCAGGAAGAAGACCGTCCCCGATATCGACTTGTAGCGGAGCCCGTCGCCGCCCGGATGAAACCGAACCTCGAGCCCCAGCGTTCCCGCAAGCGCTTCGGTACTACCTTCGCCATGAGACGCTTTCTCCGTCCAGCCTTATATAATAATTATCTTTTCGGAACCAACCGCCAGAAATTACTCGGTTCGTAGCGCGGGCCCTCGTACGCGGCGACGAACTCGCGTTCGTACGACGCCAAGAGCTTCTCGGCCTCGGCGCCGGTTACGCCGTACTCCTCGCGCGCGCCGGGGGCGAGCAAGTCCGTGGAAGACGTCGCCGGCCGGGCGTCGCTGACGTAAACGGCGCGGCCCGCGGCTAATTTATCGTCTATCCGCCTCTTGAAGTCGTCCGGGTCCCGGACGCCGAAATATATGCCGGCGGTCTCGACGCCCGCGAAGTAGTCGGAATATATCCCCGGCCCGAGGCCGTCCAAACCCGAGAAGATTACCAGGTCGTCCGGGGCC is a genomic window containing:
- a CDS encoding SH3 domain-containing protein, whose amino-acid sequence is MVQTLRYLSALILLPGVSLANIGPFGDWTYTSDLGVTGEWKTYGYEYADIDTVALRSNELTITLEYPDRVSVRSKYFFESLKPRQDLLVSYIPDTGVKIGRPEIGGRAPYAFDKFRVLVGGTELKKGDIDFVTEEKDEAVPVIAIFRLGFDDVGQYTVVIEYSYTLEKSFERTERSHIKSLIGLCYDLSPVKYWAGVVDSIRVYLVCKGGDISELAMVRPYDFVFTDDGCRWFWEDVSGDDIGFAGTERIELYFSPYDFFSGSGDFITVNDDAGLIVRAGPGNSYDILATVPMSERIYIYYDDGNDLLSKANDPYGDYSWYNCRLRNNSEGFVYLSND
- a CDS encoding branched-chain amino acid ABC transporter permease, which gives rise to MFLQQLINGLTIGAVYALIAVGYTMVYGIVELINFAHGEIYMMATFVAMTLFRLAGYPIWLAAPAAIVAAMIMGVTLEYIAYRPLRRSPRLVALISAIGASLFFQNLAMKVWGARRQPFLDAERPLAFFQVKHQLIVPVLGEATFSNMQLTILGTAAAMMVFLTLIIGKTKLGRAMRACAQDQVAAKLMGVNVDRTISATFAIGSAMAAVAGILVGMNYNQVWPMMGYMAGLKAFTAAVLGGIGNMPGAFVGGLVLGLAEGFAGAYISSLWMDAIAFAILIIVLIYRPSGILGKQIPRRT